The Acidobacteriota bacterium genome segment GACGGTGGCCGAAGGCCGTGCCCTGGCCCGGGCCATCCGGGAGGGGCTCGGCCCGCGGCCCTCCTGCGAGGTGATCCTCGCGCCGCCGTTTACGGCCCTGGGGGCGGTGGCCGCCGAGATCGAGGGCTCGCCCGTCCGGCTGGCGGCGCAGAACGTGCACTGGGAAGAGGACGGCGCATTCACGGGGGAGGTCAGCGTCCGGATGCTGGAGGATGTCGGGTGCCGCTTCGTCCTCATCGGGCATTCCGAACGGAGGCAGTTTTTCCGGGAGACCGACCGGACGGTGAACCTGCGGGTGCGTGCGGCGCTCCGTTCCACGATCGATCCGATCGTGTGCATCGGGGAGAGCCTGGCCGACCGGGAGGCGGGGCAGCACGAGGACGTAGTGGCGCAACAACTTGCGGGCGGACTCGACGGCTTGACAGCGGAGGACCTCTTGCGTATTATTCTCGCCTACGAACCGGTGTGGGCGATTGGGACCGGTCGTACGGCATCACCCGGGACCGCTCAGGAAATGCACGGTTTCATCCGCGGC includes the following:
- a CDS encoding triose-phosphate isomerase, encoding MRTPVIAGNWKMHKTVAEGRALARAIREGLGPRPSCEVILAPPFTALGAVAAEIEGSPVRLAAQNVHWEEDGAFTGEVSVRMLEDVGCRFVLIGHSERRQFFRETDRTVNLRVRAALRSTIDPIVCIGESLADREAGQHEDVVAQQLAGGLDGLTAEDLLRIILAYEPVWAIGTGRTASPGTAQEMHGFIRGRLAGKYGLNAEKVRILYGGSVKPDNIAALMGQPDIDGALVGGACLEAESFLGILRP